A region of Oncorhynchus kisutch isolate 150728-3 linkage group LG29, Okis_V2, whole genome shotgun sequence DNA encodes the following proteins:
- the sumf2 gene encoding inactive C-alpha-formylglycine-generating enzyme 2, with product MKTRSPYQFITMNLRIVLILCLSALSCIADDEGMVKIPGGKMTMGTNSADGRDGESPTKEVTVDPFRIDKYPVTNSDFREFVRAQKYKTEAETFGWSFVFQDFVSEELKSKVTEKIESAPWWMPVERVFWRQPAGPGSGIRERLDSPVVQVSWNDAQAFCTWRGRRLPSEEEWEWAARGGLQGRTYPWGNKFQANRSNLWQGLFPDGDTAEDGYHGIAPVTAFPPQNSFGLYDMIGNAWEWTSTPFPGGRPMFVLRGGSWIDTEDGSANHKARITTRMGNTPDSASDNLGFRCAARKDKTEL from the exons ATGAAAACACGATCGCCTTATCAATTTATAACCATGAACCTCAGAATAGTACTTATTTTGTGCCTCTCCGCTCTGTCTTGCATCGCAG ACGATGAAGGAATGGTGAAAATTCCAGGAGGAAAGATGACGATGGGGACGAACTCAGCCGACGGCAGGGATGGAGAATCACCCACGAAAGAAGTGACAGTCGATCCATTCAGGATCGATAAATATCCCGTCACTAATTCTGACTTCAG GGAGTTTGTCAGGGCACAGAAATACAAGACTGAAGCGGAGACCTTCGGCTGGAGTTTTGTGTTCCAGGACTTTGTGTCTGAAGAGCTGAAGAGCAAAGTCACCGAGAAAATAGAG TCAGCACCTTGGTGGATGCCAGTCGAGCGGGTGTTTTGGAGGCAG CCTGCAGGTCCTGGTTCTGGGATCCGGGAGCGTCTGGACTCCCCAGTGGTCCAGGTGAGCTGGAACGATGCCCAGGCCTTCTGCACCTGGAGGGGGAGGAGGCTGCCCAGCGAGGAGGAGTGGGAGTGGGCTGCGCGTGGGGGTCTGCAGG GTAGAACGTATCCATGGGGAAACAAATTCCAGGCCAACCGCTCCAACCTGTGGCAG GGCCTTTTCCCTGATGGAGACACAGCAGAGGACGGTTACCATGGTATCGCCCCTGTCACTGCTTTCCCTCCTCAGAACAGTTTTG GACTATATGACATGATAGGAAATGCATGGGAGTGGACATCTACACCCTTCCCTGGAGGACGACCAATGTTCGTGCTGCGTGGTGGTTCCTGGATCGACACGGAAGATGGATCAGCCAATCACAAGGCTCGAATCACGACCAG GATGGGGAACACTCCGGACTCGGCTTCTGATAACCTGGGCTTCAGGTGTGCTGCCAGGAAGGACAAAACGGAGCTGTAG